One Actinospica robiniae DSM 44927 genomic region harbors:
- a CDS encoding zinc-binding dehydrogenase, with translation MQAVVLCEFGPPAALGFVEDWPEPVLGPGQALVDVAYAGITFVETQIRAGRPPNPAMAPALPAVLGNGVGGVVTAVGPDVDEGLVGTRVVAAAGGRGGYAEWCAVPVSGLVAVPETLALDAALALLADGRTALALADAAEPRPGETVLVEAAAGGVGSLLVQLAARAGARVIALAGGQRKLELARELGAYLAVDYLQPDWAATVAEQVGTLDVVYDGVGGGVGREAFELLAADGRYAGFGMASGSFADIPAGHRPDVARVSSGPLPPERSAQLTRRALDLAAEGVLRPVIGQRFRLDQAADAHAAIESRATIGKTLLVVEGEF, from the coding sequence ATGCAGGCGGTGGTGCTCTGCGAGTTCGGTCCCCCGGCCGCGCTCGGGTTCGTCGAGGACTGGCCCGAACCGGTGCTGGGGCCCGGGCAGGCGCTGGTGGACGTCGCGTACGCGGGCATCACCTTCGTCGAGACCCAGATCCGCGCTGGGCGTCCGCCGAATCCCGCGATGGCCCCGGCGCTGCCGGCCGTGCTCGGCAACGGTGTCGGCGGCGTGGTCACGGCGGTGGGCCCGGACGTCGACGAGGGCCTGGTAGGCACACGGGTAGTGGCTGCCGCGGGCGGGCGCGGCGGGTACGCCGAGTGGTGCGCAGTCCCGGTATCAGGGCTCGTCGCCGTTCCCGAGACACTCGCCCTCGATGCCGCGCTCGCCCTGCTGGCAGATGGGCGTACAGCGCTGGCGTTGGCCGACGCCGCCGAACCGCGGCCGGGCGAGACGGTGCTGGTGGAGGCCGCGGCCGGTGGCGTCGGCAGCCTCCTGGTCCAGCTCGCCGCACGCGCCGGCGCCCGGGTCATCGCGCTGGCCGGCGGGCAGCGCAAGCTGGAACTCGCCCGCGAACTCGGCGCCTACCTCGCCGTCGACTACCTCCAGCCGGACTGGGCGGCGACGGTCGCCGAGCAGGTCGGCACGCTCGATGTGGTCTACGACGGCGTGGGCGGCGGAGTCGGGCGGGAGGCGTTCGAACTGCTGGCCGCCGACGGCCGATATGCCGGGTTCGGCATGGCGAGCGGGAGCTTCGCGGACATCCCGGCCGGGCACAGGCCGGATGTGGCACGTGTCAGTTCAGGCCCGCTCCCGCCCGAACGAAGCGCGCAGCTCACCCGCCGCGCACTCGACCTCGCAGCCGAAGGCGTGCTGCGCCCCGTCATCGGCCAGCGCTTCCGCCTCGACCAGGCCGCGGACGCACACGCGGCGATCGAGTCCCGCGCCACCATCGGCAAGACACTCCTCGTCGTCGAGGGAGAATTCTGA
- a CDS encoding class I SAM-dependent methyltransferase: protein MDWKNWHDRYDNPESPFVVRLETIQACIRTALDEAPPGPLRAVSACAGQGRDLIPVLAEHPRGRDVRARLVELDPGNTEAARELAAKAGLDGVEVVTGDAALTDHYLDLAPAHLVLLCGIFGNIVPADIERTVRTSAGLCARGGTVVWTRGRRADPAMVPAVASWFEREGFAEVFRSPEELDLFVGAHRRVAEPVPLEPGGSMFEFIGYDVLYPRPA, encoded by the coding sequence ATGGACTGGAAGAACTGGCACGACCGGTACGACAACCCCGAATCCCCGTTCGTCGTGCGGCTCGAGACGATACAGGCGTGCATCCGCACCGCGCTCGACGAGGCCCCGCCCGGGCCGCTGCGCGCGGTGAGTGCCTGCGCCGGCCAAGGCAGGGACCTGATCCCCGTGCTCGCCGAGCATCCGCGCGGCCGCGACGTCCGGGCCCGCCTGGTCGAGCTCGACCCGGGCAACACCGAGGCCGCGCGCGAGCTGGCCGCGAAGGCCGGGCTCGACGGCGTCGAAGTCGTCACCGGCGACGCCGCGCTGACCGACCACTACCTCGACCTCGCCCCCGCGCACCTGGTGCTGCTGTGCGGGATCTTCGGCAACATCGTCCCGGCCGACATCGAGCGCACCGTGCGCACCAGCGCCGGGCTGTGCGCGCGCGGCGGCACGGTCGTCTGGACCCGCGGCCGCCGCGCCGACCCCGCCATGGTCCCGGCCGTCGCATCCTGGTTCGAGCGCGAAGGATTCGCAGAGGTCTTCCGCAGCCCCGAAGAGCTCGACCTGTTCGTCGGGGCGCACCGGCGCGTCGCCGAGCCCGTGCCGCTCGAGCCGGGCGGCAGCATGTTCGAGTTCATCGGCTATGACGTGCTCTACCCGCGCCCGGCCTGA
- a CDS encoding DUF6193 family natural product biosynthesis protein → MEQTAGRHLSVVDAHHEFYEDVVAAGGLLPALLQVGADLGLDLGTPVPVPDGSLDEVWLRAPTPSRADLVVSAHGFERCFSLDNRESGIAHARGRTPDLTAVARAVAAWCAGADPRRMKAAAAFIELPAMAEALATGSVELAVEENWQRRRGNWQRRRDGAPGEKWRRRGAITGLCALFDAAYAEPRLRRFYAVTSHFNLWFSRCTDFPFDCVGAVIEPHDDGSYRVWRRPNRDAHDEFDNPRAAVARAVELLPPDCDGAVLGTLSDA, encoded by the coding sequence ATGGAGCAGACGGCGGGCCGGCATCTCAGCGTGGTCGATGCGCATCATGAGTTCTACGAGGACGTCGTCGCGGCCGGCGGCCTTCTTCCGGCCCTCTTGCAGGTGGGCGCGGACCTGGGACTGGATCTCGGCACGCCCGTGCCGGTGCCGGACGGATCCCTCGACGAGGTGTGGTTGCGGGCGCCGACCCCCAGCCGCGCCGACCTGGTGGTCTCAGCCCACGGATTCGAACGCTGCTTCAGCCTCGACAACCGCGAATCCGGCATCGCGCACGCCCGCGGGCGCACCCCGGATCTGACGGCGGTGGCCAGGGCCGTGGCCGCGTGGTGCGCCGGCGCCGACCCGCGCCGGATGAAGGCCGCCGCCGCCTTCATCGAGCTGCCGGCCATGGCCGAGGCCCTCGCGACCGGCTCGGTGGAGCTCGCGGTGGAGGAGAACTGGCAGCGGCGGAGGGGAAACTGGCAGAGGAGAAGGGACGGTGCGCCGGGGGAGAAGTGGCGCAGGCGCGGAGCGATCACCGGCTTGTGCGCCCTGTTCGACGCCGCCTACGCCGAGCCGCGCCTGCGCCGCTTCTACGCCGTCACGAGTCATTTCAACCTGTGGTTCAGCCGCTGCACCGACTTCCCGTTCGACTGCGTCGGCGCCGTGATCGAGCCGCACGACGACGGGAGCTATCGGGTGTGGCGGCGGCCGAACCGCGATGCCCACGACGAGTTCGACAATCCGCGGGCCGCCGTCGCGCGCGCCGTCGAACTCCTGCCCCCGGACTGCGACGGCGCGGTCCTCGGCACCCTCTCAGACGCCTGA
- a CDS encoding RNA-binding S4 domain-containing protein, giving the protein MVENDAASGNVRLDAWIWSVRLAKTRSQAADACKGGHVRVNGDKVKPAQAVKIGDQVRVRRSDGWERTVTVTKLISKRVGPPAAAECYTDESPPPPPREFAGPTAVRERGAGRPTKRERREVDRLRHR; this is encoded by the coding sequence ATGGTCGAGAACGACGCGGCGTCCGGGAACGTGCGCCTGGACGCGTGGATCTGGTCGGTGCGCCTGGCCAAGACCCGCTCCCAGGCCGCGGACGCCTGCAAGGGCGGGCACGTGCGCGTGAACGGGGACAAGGTCAAGCCGGCGCAGGCGGTCAAGATCGGCGACCAGGTGCGGGTGCGCCGCTCGGACGGCTGGGAGCGCACCGTCACCGTCACGAAGCTGATCTCCAAGCGGGTCGGTCCGCCGGCCGCGGCCGAGTGCTACACCGACGAGAGCCCCCCGCCCCCGCCGCGCGAGTTCGCCGGGCCGACCGCGGTGCGCGAGCGCGGAGCCGGACGCCCGACCAAACGCGAGCGGCGCGAGGTGGACCGGCTGCGCCACCGCTGA
- a CDS encoding 3'-5' exonuclease: protein MNGYAVFDIETTGFRLHEDSIVEIAVVHVDLDGEITGTWDTLLRPRGGDVGPTRVHGIDTAMVQAAPSFASLARHLYSLFAGRVPVAHRLTQFDGRFLNAHFTWSGIETSAFTGGLCTWQLANRHLPLAHHTLGDCCAFLGIDLVGAHQALGDTIATAHLLAHFIRRGQCLPEPARAIPAPREPYSHESSTAKPLYPRGAGRAPGQREASQW from the coding sequence TTGAACGGATACGCCGTCTTCGACATCGAAACCACCGGCTTCCGGCTGCACGAGGACTCGATCGTCGAGATCGCGGTCGTGCACGTGGACCTGGACGGCGAGATCACCGGCACATGGGACACCCTGCTGCGCCCGCGCGGCGGGGACGTCGGCCCGACCCGTGTGCACGGGATCGACACGGCGATGGTGCAGGCGGCGCCCAGTTTCGCCTCCCTCGCCCGCCACCTCTACAGCCTCTTCGCCGGCCGCGTCCCGGTCGCCCACCGCCTGACCCAGTTCGACGGCCGTTTCCTCAACGCCCACTTCACCTGGTCGGGCATCGAGACGAGCGCGTTCACCGGCGGCCTGTGCACCTGGCAGCTGGCGAACCGTCACCTGCCGCTGGCCCACCACACCCTCGGCGACTGCTGCGCGTTCCTTGGCATCGACCTCGTCGGCGCCCACCAGGCCCTCGGCGACACGATCGCCACCGCGCACCTGCTGGCCCACTTCATCCGCCGCGGCCAGTGCCTGCCCGAACCGGCCCGCGCGATCCCCGCCCCCCGCGAGCCGTACTCGCACGAGTCGAGCACCGCGAAGCCGCTCTACCCGCGCGGCGCGGGGCGCGCGCCCGGCCAGCGGGAGGCGAGTCAGTGGTAG
- a CDS encoding aminoglycoside phosphotransferase family protein: MTESEINVSEDLVRELLREQHPDLAGLPIREVAGGWGNQMWRLGDDLAVRMQRMDTSSDPQLKERRWLPLLASRLPLPIPTPVRSGAPSALFPKIWTVMTWVEGTPLDHEPITRGEHAADALAAFLKALHVEAPADVPGPAGFGVHPKECTDGFEHFMRSVDLDCFAEDEVRAVWDDAVAASEWRGPGVWVHGDLHPANVVVADGTLAGVVDFGAVFTGDPAWDLGAAWLLLPEGGASRFFDAYGQVDEATFRRARGLAVMKSLFLLLMGQNGDRGLPGGKPTWGPAGRSALDRVLRGL, translated from the coding sequence ATGACGGAATCCGAGATCAACGTCAGTGAAGATCTGGTCCGCGAGCTGCTGCGCGAGCAGCATCCGGACCTGGCCGGGCTGCCGATCCGCGAAGTGGCGGGTGGGTGGGGCAACCAGATGTGGCGCCTGGGGGACGACCTGGCCGTGCGGATGCAGCGGATGGACACCAGTTCCGATCCGCAGCTCAAGGAGCGGCGCTGGCTGCCGCTGCTGGCCTCGCGCCTGCCGCTGCCGATACCGACTCCGGTGCGCAGCGGGGCGCCGTCCGCGCTCTTCCCCAAGATCTGGACGGTCATGACCTGGGTCGAGGGCACGCCCCTGGACCACGAGCCGATCACGCGCGGCGAGCACGCGGCCGATGCGCTGGCGGCGTTCCTCAAGGCGCTGCATGTGGAGGCGCCGGCCGACGTCCCGGGACCGGCGGGCTTCGGCGTTCACCCCAAGGAGTGCACGGACGGGTTCGAGCACTTCATGCGGTCCGTGGACCTCGACTGCTTCGCCGAGGACGAAGTCAGGGCCGTGTGGGACGACGCGGTGGCGGCGTCGGAGTGGCGGGGGCCGGGGGTGTGGGTGCACGGCGACCTGCATCCGGCGAACGTCGTCGTCGCGGACGGCACGCTGGCGGGCGTCGTCGACTTCGGCGCGGTCTTCACCGGCGACCCGGCGTGGGACCTCGGGGCCGCCTGGCTGCTGCTGCCCGAGGGCGGCGCATCACGGTTCTTCGACGCCTACGGGCAGGTGGACGAGGCGACGTTCCGGCGGGCGCGCGGGCTGGCCGTGATGAAGAGCCTGTTCCTGCTGCTGATGGGCCAGAACGGGGACCGCGGCCTGCCCGGCGGCAAGCCGACCTGGGGGCCGGCGGGCCGCTCGGCCCTCGATCGTGTCCTGCGGGGGCTTTGA
- a CDS encoding TetR/AcrR family transcriptional regulator, translating to MRNDRLLLDAAREVFAAHGASASVALVAARAGLGIGSLYRRYGSKTELLQRLCVLSMQEAVDAATDALELPDAADALAGYIRTCVALRIGSLSPLAGTIETTPEMLSFALRARDLHDRLVKRAHRDGRLRADVTPMDINWLISQFARTSPVAEADDADRILHQRLLGVAIDGLFTAEPSPLPGPPPTTAHYENRWHTARSDAGGPQPPAA from the coding sequence GTGCGCAACGACCGGCTCCTGCTCGACGCCGCGCGCGAGGTGTTCGCCGCCCACGGCGCCTCGGCCTCCGTCGCCCTCGTCGCGGCCCGCGCGGGCCTGGGCATCGGCAGCCTCTACCGCCGCTACGGCAGCAAGACCGAGCTGCTCCAGCGCCTGTGCGTGCTGTCCATGCAAGAGGCCGTCGACGCGGCGACCGACGCGCTCGAACTGCCCGACGCCGCCGACGCGCTGGCCGGATACATCCGCACCTGCGTCGCCCTGCGCATCGGCTCCCTCTCCCCGCTGGCCGGCACCATCGAGACCACGCCGGAGATGTTGTCCTTCGCCCTCCGGGCACGCGACCTGCACGACCGGCTCGTCAAGCGCGCCCACCGCGACGGGCGGCTGCGCGCCGACGTCACCCCGATGGACATCAACTGGCTGATCAGCCAGTTCGCCCGCACCAGCCCCGTCGCCGAAGCCGACGACGCCGACCGAATCCTGCACCAGCGCCTGCTCGGCGTCGCGATCGACGGGCTCTTCACCGCCGAACCCAGCCCCCTGCCGGGCCCGCCCCCGACCACTGCGCACTACGAGAACCGCTGGCACACCGCCCGCAGTGACGCCGGCGGCCCGCAGCCTCCCGCGGCGTGA